The genomic DNA GGAACAGGAAGGCGTAGCGGGGTTTGCGCCCTGCCAGGTCGCCGTACCACAGGGCCAGCTTCAGCGGGATCCGGCGCAACGGGTACCAGATCGCGGTCCCGGTCAGGTTGAAGATGACGTGGAAGAGCGCCACCGTCATGGCGGCGGCTATAGGGTTGGCGGTAGCCGCGAGCACGCTGGTCACCGTGGTCCCCAGGTTCGCCCCCATCATGAAGGGCAATACCCGACGGATGCGCACCACCCCGGCGCCGGCCAGCGGCACCATCAGGCTGCTGGTGATCGTGCTGGACTGCACCAGCACCGTGGAGACCACACCGACACCGTAGGCACGCGGGTCAGTGCGGAAGAAGTAGGTACGAAACAAACCATCCATGTGCCGCAGCAGGGCGCCGCGCAGGTTCTGCACCATGAAGATCAGGGCGATGAACATCAGCCCCAGGCCCATCGCCGCCACCAGCAGGCCTTCGCCGGTGGGCGTAGGCATCAGCCAGGCGCCCACGGCGTCCACCCCATTGACCACCGGGGCAGTGACCACCTTCACCGGGCTGTCCGGCCGGGCCACCTCCTCCAGTCCGATCAGGCTGCTGAGCCAACTGGCAGCCTGGGTGAACACCCCTCGCCCGGTCTCGTGGGCCAGGCCCGTGAGCCACTCCACCGGGAAGACGATCATCACCGTCAGGATGTTGAAAAAATCGTGCAACAGCGCGGCGGTGAACGAGCGGCGGAAGTTGCGGCGGATCCGGATATTGGCCAGGGCCACGATCACGCCGGTGACGGCGGTACCGATGTTCGCGCCCATGATGGCGAACACCCCGGTGCCCAGGCTCATCTCGCCGCTGGCCACCAGGGTGACAATAAGCGCCGAGGTAAAGGACGAACTTTGTACCACCATCGTCACCAGCACCCCGGCCAGTAACGCGATGAAGGGGTTCTCGCCGTAGGCGAAGGCCCGGACGAGGAAGTCGCTGTCGCCGCCGAAGGTGCCCAGGCCGGAGCCCA from Alkalispirillum mobile includes the following:
- a CDS encoding Na/Pi symporter; protein product: MLKNESPSSSSYSADPAFSREQRREVPAWMRGLYAGACLYLFLAALNILGSGLGTFGGDSDFLVRAFAYGENPFIALLAGVLVTMVVQSSSFTSALIVTLVASGEMSLGTGVFAIMGANIGTAVTGVIVALANIRIRRNFRRSFTAALLHDFFNILTVMIVFPVEWLTGLAHETGRGVFTQAASWLSSLIGLEEVARPDSPVKVVTAPVVNGVDAVGAWLMPTPTGEGLLVAAMGLGLMFIALIFMVQNLRGALLRHMDGLFRTYFFRTDPRAYGVGVVSTVLVQSSTITSSLMVPLAGAGVVRIRRVLPFMMGANLGTTVTSVLAATANPIAAAMTVALFHVIFNLTGTAIWYPLRRIPLKLALWYGDLAGRKPRYAFLFLFGVFLVIPLLGIGATELLVSQR